The proteins below come from a single Limosilactobacillus reuteri genomic window:
- the rpmC gene encoding 50S ribosomal protein L29 has translation MKSKDYVQELNGLTTDKLLDREKELKEQLFNLRFQLATGQLENTASLKQVRKDIARVKTVLRQQELNK, from the coding sequence ATGAAAAGTAAAGATTATGTACAAGAACTGAATGGATTAACCACTGATAAGCTACTTGACCGTGAAAAGGAACTGAAGGAACAATTGTTTAACTTACGTTTCCAATTAGCAACCGGCCAGTTGGAAAATACTGCAAGTCTTAAGCAAGTACGCAAAGATATTGCACGGGTTAAGACAGTTCTTCGTCAACAAGAATTAAACAAATAA
- the rplP gene encoding 50S ribosomal protein L16, with the protein MLVPKRVKHRKVQRGHMRGEAKGGKTVTFGEFGLQALDSHWISNRQIEAARIAMTRYMKRGGKVWIKIFPQLSYTSKGVGVRMGNGKGAPEGWVAPVKRGKVMFEVGGVSEEVAREALRLAGHKLPVRTKIVQREEVGGQSNEK; encoded by the coding sequence ATGTTAGTACCAAAACGTGTAAAGCACCGTAAGGTTCAACGTGGTCATATGCGCGGTGAAGCTAAGGGTGGAAAAACTGTTACTTTTGGTGAATTTGGTTTACAAGCTCTTGATTCACATTGGATTAGCAACCGTCAAATTGAAGCTGCTCGTATCGCTATGACGCGTTACATGAAGCGTGGTGGGAAAGTTTGGATTAAAATCTTCCCACAACTCTCATACACTAGTAAAGGTGTTGGGGTCCGGATGGGTAACGGTAAAGGTGCTCCTGAAGGATGGGTTGCTCCAGTAAAACGTGGCAAGGTAATGTTTGAAGTAGGGGGCGTTTCTGAAGAAGTCGCTCGTGAAGCTTTACGTCTTGCCGGTCACAAGTTGCCAGTTCGCACTAAGATCGTACAACGTGAGGAAGTAGGTGGACAATCTAATGAAAAGTAA
- the rplX gene encoding 50S ribosomal protein L24, whose amino-acid sequence MFIKTGDKVRVIAGKDKGKEGTIKRVLASQNRVIVEGVNIVKKHQKPSNSNPNGGVIDTEAAINASNVMLIDPSTNEPTRVGYKFVDGKKVRVAKKSGKTLD is encoded by the coding sequence ATGTTCATTAAAACAGGTGATAAAGTTCGCGTAATCGCTGGTAAGGATAAGGGCAAAGAAGGTACTATTAAAAGGGTACTTGCTTCTCAAAACCGCGTTATCGTTGAAGGTGTAAATATCGTTAAGAAACACCAAAAACCAAGCAACTCAAATCCTAATGGTGGCGTTATTGATACAGAAGCTGCAATTAATGCTTCAAACGTAATGCTGATTGATCCTTCAACAAATGAACCAACTCGTGTAGGTTACAAGTTCGTTGATGGTAAGAAGGTTCGTGTTGCGAAGAAGTCAGGTAAGACACTTGACTAA
- the rplV gene encoding 50S ribosomal protein L22 — MAENITSAKATAKMVRVSARKVRLVLDAIRGKSVAEAFAILKFTPRGAASDVEKVLKSAVANAENNFDLDRASLVVSEAFANEGPTLKRFRPRAKGSASPINKRTSHITVVVTER, encoded by the coding sequence ATGGCTGAAAATATTACGTCAGCTAAGGCTACTGCCAAGATGGTACGGGTTTCTGCTCGTAAGGTTCGTCTTGTATTAGATGCCATTCGTGGCAAGAGTGTTGCCGAAGCATTTGCTATTTTGAAGTTCACCCCTCGTGGTGCCGCTTCAGATGTTGAAAAAGTATTAAAATCTGCTGTTGCAAACGCTGAAAACAATTTCGACTTAGATCGTGCTTCATTGGTTGTAAGTGAAGCCTTTGCTAACGAAGGACCAACTCTTAAACGGTTCCGTCCTCGTGCAAAGGGTTCTGCTTCTCCAATTAACAAGCGGACTAGTCATATTACAGTGGTTGTTACAGAACGATAG
- the rplB gene encoding 50S ribosomal protein L2, whose amino-acid sequence MGIRKYKATTNGRRNMNGYDFAEITKTTPEKSLLAPLKHTAGRNSYGHITVRHRGGGTKRQYRIIDFKRIKDDVPATVKAIEYDPNRTANIALLVYADGTKSYIIAPKGLKVGMTVQSGPDADIKVGNALPLKNIPVGTVIHNIELKPGKGGQLARSAGASAQLLGKEEKYVLVRLSSGEVRMVLATCRATIGTVGNDEHALIIKGKAGRTRYAGQRPHVRGSVMNPNDHPHGGGEGKQPVGLPSPLSPWGKKTVGKKTRSHKARSNKFIVRGRKRGPHTR is encoded by the coding sequence GTGGGAATTCGTAAATATAAAGCAACCACTAACGGTCGCCGTAATATGAACGGTTACGACTTCGCTGAAATCACGAAGACAACACCTGAAAAGTCATTATTGGCTCCGTTAAAGCACACTGCTGGTCGTAACAGCTATGGTCATATTACTGTTCGTCACCGTGGTGGTGGTACAAAGCGTCAATACCGTATTATTGACTTTAAGCGAATTAAAGATGATGTTCCAGCAACTGTTAAGGCAATTGAATACGATCCAAATCGTACTGCAAATATTGCTTTACTTGTTTACGCTGATGGTACTAAATCATACATCATTGCACCTAAGGGCTTGAAGGTTGGCATGACCGTTCAATCTGGTCCTGATGCTGATATCAAGGTTGGTAATGCTCTTCCTTTAAAGAACATTCCAGTTGGTACTGTTATTCACAATATTGAATTAAAACCAGGTAAAGGTGGTCAACTTGCTCGTTCAGCTGGTGCCTCAGCTCAATTACTTGGTAAGGAAGAAAAATACGTATTAGTACGTCTTTCTTCTGGTGAAGTTCGTATGGTCCTTGCTACTTGCCGTGCTACTATCGGTACTGTTGGTAATGATGAACACGCCTTAATTATTAAAGGTAAGGCTGGTCGTACTCGTTATGCTGGTCAACGTCCACACGTTCGTGGTTCTGTTATGAACCCTAACGATCACCCACATGGTGGTGGTGAAGGTAAGCAACCAGTTGGTTTACCATCTCCTCTTTCTCCATGGGGTAAGAAGACCGTTGGTAAGAAGACCCGTTCACACAAAGCTCGTTCAAACAAGTTCATTGTTCGTGGTCGGAAGCGCGGTCCACATACTCGTTAA
- the rpsQ gene encoding 30S ribosomal protein S17 — protein MSEERNARKVYQGHVVSDKMDKTITVVIDTYKSAPIYGKRVKYSKKYYAHDENNEAKTGDTVQIMETRPLSAKKRFRLVKIVEKAATL, from the coding sequence ATGAGTGAAGAACGTAATGCACGTAAGGTTTACCAAGGCCACGTTGTTTCTGATAAAATGGATAAGACTATCACTGTTGTAATTGATACTTACAAGAGTGCACCTATCTATGGTAAGCGTGTTAAGTACTCAAAGAAGTACTATGCTCACGATGAAAACAACGAAGCTAAGACCGGCGACACTGTACAAATTATGGAAACTCGGCCATTATCAGCTAAGAAGCGTTTCCGTCTTGTAAAGATTGTCGAAAAAGCTGCTACCCTTTAA
- the rpsC gene encoding 30S ribosomal protein S3: MGQKINPNGFRVGVIRDWTAKWYADKDFADYLNEDLRIRKYIEKRLADASVSTVEIERAANRVNVSIHTAKPGMVIGKGGSEVEALRKELNKLTGKRVHINIVEIKKPDLDAHLVGESIARQLEARIAFRRAMRGAMQRAMRAGAKGIKTQVAGRLNGADMSRIESYSDGTVPLHTLRADIDYSWDEANTTYGVLGVKTWIYRGEVLPTKKNSNNDEQGGK; the protein is encoded by the coding sequence GTGGGTCAAAAGATCAATCCTAATGGTTTTCGTGTTGGGGTCATTCGTGATTGGACTGCAAAGTGGTACGCTGACAAGGACTTTGCTGATTACCTTAACGAAGACCTTCGAATCCGTAAGTATATTGAAAAGCGACTTGCTGATGCCTCTGTATCAACCGTTGAAATTGAACGTGCAGCTAACCGCGTAAACGTATCAATTCATACTGCCAAGCCAGGAATGGTTATTGGTAAAGGTGGTTCAGAAGTTGAAGCACTTCGTAAAGAACTTAACAAATTAACTGGTAAACGTGTTCACATTAACATTGTGGAAATTAAGAAGCCAGATTTAGATGCTCACCTTGTTGGTGAGAGTATTGCACGGCAATTAGAAGCTCGTATTGCTTTCCGTCGTGCTATGCGTGGAGCTATGCAACGTGCTATGCGTGCTGGAGCTAAGGGTATTAAGACTCAAGTTGCTGGTCGTTTGAACGGTGCAGATATGTCACGGATCGAATCATACTCAGATGGTACTGTTCCATTACATACACTCCGTGCTGATATCGATTATTCTTGGGACGAAGCTAACACTACATACGGTGTTCTTGGTGTAAAGACTTGGATTTACCGTGGTGAAGTACTTCCTACTAAGAAGAACTCAAACAATGATGAACAAGGAGGGAAGTAA
- the rplW gene encoding 50S ribosomal protein L23, producing MEARDIILRPVVTEASMAGMDNKRYTFDVDLRATKTQVKNAVEEIFGVKVVKVNIMNVKGKLKRQGRYEGYTKRRRKAIVTLSADSNEIKLFNDNNEN from the coding sequence ATGGAAGCACGCGACATTATTTTACGTCCAGTAGTTACTGAAGCTTCAATGGCTGGTATGGACAACAAGCGTTACACTTTTGATGTTGATTTACGAGCAACTAAGACACAAGTTAAAAATGCTGTTGAAGAAATTTTTGGCGTTAAAGTTGTAAAAGTTAACATTATGAATGTAAAAGGTAAGTTAAAGCGCCAAGGTCGTTACGAAGGATACACTAAGCGTCGTCGTAAGGCTATTGTTACTTTATCTGCCGACTCAAATGAAATTAAGTTGTTTAACGACAACAACGAAAACTAA
- the rplN gene encoding 50S ribosomal protein L14 encodes MIQQESRLKVADNSGAREILVIKILGGSRVKTGNIGDIIVATVKQATPGGVVKKGDVVKAVVVRTKHGIHRKDGSYIKFDENAAVLINNDKSPKGTRIFGPIARELRGDDFMKIVSLAPEVL; translated from the coding sequence GTGATTCAACAAGAAAGTCGGTTGAAGGTCGCTGATAACTCCGGTGCTCGTGAAATCTTAGTTATTAAGATTTTAGGTGGTTCCCGAGTTAAAACAGGTAATATTGGTGACATCATTGTTGCTACTGTAAAGCAGGCAACACCAGGTGGCGTTGTCAAAAAGGGTGACGTTGTTAAGGCCGTTGTTGTACGGACTAAACATGGTATTCACCGTAAGGATGGTTCATACATTAAGTTTGATGAAAATGCCGCTGTTTTAATTAACAACGACAAGAGCCCTAAGGGTACCCGTATTTTTGGCCCAATCGCTCGTGAGCTTCGTGGAGACGACTTCATGAAGATCGTTTCATTAGCTCCAGAAGTTCTCTAA
- the rpsS gene encoding 30S ribosomal protein S19, with protein sequence MGRSLKKGPFADASLLKKVKEQEGSEKKTVIKTWSRRSTIFPSFIGYTFAVYDGRKHVPVYVQEDMVGHKLGEFVPTRTFHGHASDDKKTGK encoded by the coding sequence ATGGGTCGTAGTTTGAAAAAAGGACCTTTCGCTGATGCTTCATTACTGAAGAAGGTTAAGGAGCAAGAAGGTTCTGAAAAGAAGACTGTCATCAAGACATGGTCACGTCGTTCTACCATTTTCCCAAGTTTTATTGGTTACACATTTGCAGTATATGATGGTCGGAAGCACGTGCCAGTTTACGTACAAGAAGACATGGTTGGTCACAAGTTAGGTGAATTTGTTCCTACTCGAACTTTCCATGGTCATGCTTCTGATGACAAGAAGACAGGTAAGTAA